One Mycobacterium kubicae genomic window carries:
- a CDS encoding SagB family peptide dehydrogenase, with translation MFAVTYPGDTTFAFRFGVTCVVRRDGALLLDPPHRVQLTDLTKIEVQALERLSHGPATISEISSNEQPAEAGEIAALIDDLATTGWLAVAVRHEGQQCYSILPFGEPPEWPVGPELRSLAMSKFAIVHRDSDGFVIEHPLTWCDVRVHDCRLLTLLDGTAAVCSGLPAAVTSRFIEDLRWSGILVPVGQEEAQFETLSWSAPDLWFHRRSTLGERTITWEHFGPTKWAKGRFRQPPARRKSYPGEPFRLPVPDLAAKRLRDPTLTAVLEDRVSTRSFDEAHPITADQVGELLYRAARTRRTQPSGDAEQLLSRPYPSAGSVYELELYPVIRNVAGLSPGMYHYDSFDHSLRLVASADSTAVSQLIAPAAATLAGGAEPQALIVMAARCGRIMWTYEQLAYATILKDVGVLMQTIYLAATAMGIGACAQGYGDTSAFVAATGVDELQECSVGSMVIGSPARS, from the coding sequence TTGTTCGCTGTCACTTACCCCGGTGATACCACGTTCGCGTTTCGCTTCGGCGTTACCTGCGTAGTTCGCCGCGACGGAGCCTTGCTGCTCGATCCTCCGCACCGGGTGCAGTTGACCGACTTGACCAAAATTGAGGTGCAAGCGTTAGAAAGACTGAGTCATGGGCCGGCGACAATCTCAGAAATCTCAAGCAACGAACAACCTGCAGAGGCGGGCGAAATAGCCGCGCTGATCGATGACCTAGCCACGACAGGATGGTTGGCGGTCGCGGTCCGACATGAAGGCCAGCAGTGCTACTCCATACTGCCGTTCGGGGAACCCCCGGAATGGCCGGTTGGACCGGAGCTGCGAAGTCTCGCAATGTCGAAATTCGCGATAGTGCACCGTGACTCAGATGGTTTCGTTATCGAGCATCCGCTGACATGGTGCGATGTGCGCGTTCACGATTGTCGTCTGCTCACGCTACTTGATGGAACGGCCGCAGTTTGCTCTGGCTTGCCGGCCGCCGTCACATCGCGGTTCATCGAAGATTTGCGCTGGTCCGGCATTTTGGTACCTGTCGGCCAAGAGGAGGCGCAATTCGAGACCCTTAGCTGGAGCGCGCCGGATCTGTGGTTTCATCGCCGGAGCACACTAGGTGAACGCACTATTACATGGGAGCATTTCGGTCCGACCAAATGGGCGAAAGGCCGATTCCGGCAACCGCCTGCACGCAGGAAGAGTTACCCAGGCGAGCCGTTCAGGCTGCCGGTTCCCGACCTCGCGGCGAAACGGTTACGAGACCCGACGCTGACGGCCGTTCTCGAAGATCGGGTTTCGACACGGAGTTTCGACGAAGCTCACCCAATAACCGCCGACCAGGTGGGCGAATTGCTCTACCGCGCCGCACGCACGCGGCGAACCCAACCTTCTGGCGACGCCGAACAGCTGTTGTCACGGCCTTACCCCTCCGCGGGTAGCGTCTACGAACTCGAGCTTTATCCGGTGATCCGAAATGTGGCCGGCCTGAGTCCGGGTATGTATCACTACGACTCGTTTGACCATTCGCTGCGTCTGGTAGCTTCGGCAGATTCCACGGCCGTGTCCCAGCTGATCGCACCCGCGGCGGCAACTTTGGCCGGAGGCGCTGAGCCGCAGGCGCTTATCGTCATGGCAGCACGTTGCGGTCGCATAATGTGGACCTATGAGCAGCTCGCCTACGCCACCATTCTGAAGGATGTTGGCGTGCTCATGCAGACGATCTACCTGGCCGCGACTGCGATGGGCATTGGAGCCTGTGCGCAGGGATACGGTGACACTTCCGCATTCGTCGCCGCCACCGGAGTCGACGAACTGCAAGAGTGCAGCGTCGGCAGCATGGTCATCGGTTCGCCGGCCCGCAGTTAA
- a CDS encoding non-ribosomal peptide synthetase encodes MEPLGEEWISRDQIRATIAAQLGCPADDVADHDDLIQLGLNSIRIMALAGGWRKRGADITFAQLAAAPTVESWYEMLGAGQHASAPAQAAAAQPEEPVEPVPENDPFPLATMQHAYWIGRSDEQELGGVAAHLYVEFDCGPIDPARLERAAADLVAVHPMLRTRFLPDGTQQTMPRPGRPVFSVLDLRGEPADRIESALSELRDRKTHQRLAIEDGQVIDIALTLRDDNRSRLHLDIDMLAGDAMSYRVLVSELADLYQGARVAPPGYSYRRYRTERQQDSVARERDRQWWRERLPHLPGAPELPTVAVGERQAPHRTVRYDHWLPPEAKQNLVAGAHARGVTPAMALAAVFADTIGGWSADSRFLLNVPLFHRESVHPDIDRVVGDFTSSIMLEVDVTESMSVADRARAVQRSMYESGSRSAYSGLEVLRDLGRHRGEPVLAPVVFTSALDLGELFADTVMQTFGEPVWIISQGPQVLLDAQVTELRGGLLLNWDVRESAFPHGLIDAMFARFTDAVTRLAEGDAGWDAEATVCLPSAQATVRAAVNATDGPVSGRCLHQGFFDHAAATPEAPAVVWGVGDEAGVWTYREIANCALAVAGALRAQGVGDGDSVAVQLPKGRLQILAVLGVLAAGATYVPIGYDQPAARRAKILQTADVVAALTVAGADMGASIPCVSIAAAANYPTPLQQAIFPMTSESAYTMFTSGSTGAPKGVDVTHSAAMNTIDAVNDRFQVGSADRTLALSALEFDLSVYDIFGMFSVGGSLVAVDSEEKAAATTWVELLRHHRVSILNCVPSMLDMILELGGKRLGESLRAVILGGDWVGADLARRLARQVPGCRFSGLGGATETAIHSTICEVVGEPPAHWATVPFGVPLRNVRCRVVSPSGRDCLDWVPGELWVGGANVAAGYRNDPKRTAERFVEHDGIRWYKTGDLARYWPDGTIEFLGRADHQVQIRGYRVELGEVESALRAVPGVRHAVAVVVGANAPKLVAAVAGDPGEIGDITAAVAKLLPSYMVPTRVVFFERIPLTANGKLDRRAVVALLEPEAADIQDSAPRSDVEAAVAAIVAEVLGIDSVGVHDDFFALGGDSVLATTVIAQVRDWLDVDHVVVADLFAARTVAGLTGRLEQKEALRGTSNRLALIARHYLDVAALTDEEVLAQD; translated from the coding sequence ATGGAGCCGCTCGGCGAGGAGTGGATAAGCAGAGACCAGATCCGGGCCACAATCGCGGCCCAACTCGGCTGCCCCGCCGACGACGTCGCCGACCACGACGACCTCATCCAGTTGGGCCTCAACTCTATTCGCATCATGGCGCTTGCCGGGGGATGGCGTAAACGCGGCGCCGACATCACCTTCGCCCAACTCGCGGCCGCTCCGACGGTCGAGTCGTGGTACGAGATGCTCGGTGCCGGGCAGCACGCATCCGCGCCCGCGCAAGCAGCCGCCGCTCAACCGGAAGAGCCGGTCGAGCCGGTCCCCGAGAACGACCCCTTCCCGCTGGCCACGATGCAACACGCGTACTGGATTGGGCGTTCCGACGAACAAGAGCTCGGGGGCGTCGCCGCTCACCTCTACGTGGAGTTCGACTGCGGCCCAATAGATCCGGCTCGGCTGGAACGGGCGGCGGCCGATCTGGTGGCGGTGCACCCGATGCTACGAACCCGGTTTCTGCCCGACGGAACACAGCAGACGATGCCCAGGCCGGGTAGGCCGGTGTTCTCCGTGTTGGATCTGCGTGGTGAACCCGCGGACCGCATCGAGTCCGCGCTAAGCGAGTTGCGGGACCGCAAGACCCACCAGCGCTTGGCGATCGAGGACGGACAGGTCATCGACATCGCCTTGACGCTCCGCGATGACAATCGCAGCCGGTTGCACCTGGACATCGACATGCTGGCCGGTGATGCCATGAGCTACCGCGTGCTGGTCTCAGAATTGGCCGACTTGTACCAAGGTGCCCGGGTAGCGCCGCCCGGCTACAGCTACCGGCGCTACCGCACCGAACGGCAACAAGACAGCGTGGCGCGGGAGCGAGACCGACAGTGGTGGCGCGAGCGGCTACCTCACCTGCCCGGCGCGCCCGAACTGCCCACCGTTGCGGTGGGGGAACGGCAGGCCCCACACCGAACCGTCCGTTACGACCACTGGCTGCCCCCGGAAGCCAAGCAGAACCTGGTCGCCGGGGCGCACGCCCGCGGGGTGACACCGGCAATGGCGTTGGCGGCCGTGTTCGCCGACACCATCGGCGGTTGGTCGGCCGACAGCAGATTCCTGTTGAACGTGCCGTTGTTTCATCGGGAATCCGTGCATCCAGACATCGACCGGGTGGTCGGCGACTTCACGTCCTCGATCATGCTCGAGGTCGACGTGACCGAGAGCATGTCGGTCGCCGACCGGGCCCGCGCCGTCCAGCGCAGCATGTACGAAAGTGGCTCGCGCTCAGCCTATTCGGGCCTGGAGGTGTTGCGTGATCTCGGCAGGCATCGAGGGGAGCCGGTGTTGGCGCCGGTCGTCTTCACCAGCGCGCTAGACCTGGGTGAACTGTTCGCCGACACGGTGATGCAGACCTTCGGGGAACCGGTGTGGATCATCTCGCAGGGACCGCAGGTGCTGCTCGACGCCCAAGTGACCGAGCTGCGCGGTGGGCTCCTGCTCAACTGGGATGTGCGTGAATCGGCGTTCCCGCACGGTTTGATCGATGCGATGTTCGCTCGGTTCACCGACGCGGTAACACGGCTCGCCGAAGGTGACGCGGGCTGGGATGCCGAGGCGACGGTGTGCTTGCCCAGCGCCCAGGCGACGGTACGCGCCGCGGTCAACGCCACCGATGGTCCGGTCAGCGGACGCTGCCTGCACCAAGGCTTCTTCGACCACGCCGCGGCTACCCCGGAGGCGCCGGCAGTGGTGTGGGGTGTGGGCGACGAGGCGGGCGTCTGGACCTACCGGGAAATCGCGAACTGCGCGTTGGCGGTCGCCGGAGCGCTGCGGGCCCAGGGCGTCGGTGACGGTGACTCGGTCGCCGTCCAGCTTCCCAAAGGGCGCTTGCAGATTCTGGCGGTGCTCGGAGTGCTTGCCGCCGGCGCAACTTACGTGCCGATCGGCTACGACCAGCCAGCTGCCCGGCGCGCCAAGATACTTCAGACCGCCGATGTTGTCGCCGCACTCACCGTCGCGGGTGCGGACATGGGTGCGTCGATACCGTGTGTATCCATTGCGGCGGCTGCTAATTATCCAACACCGTTGCAGCAAGCCATCTTTCCCATGACGAGTGAATCCGCATATACGATGTTCACGTCGGGTTCTACGGGTGCGCCGAAAGGCGTCGATGTTACACACAGCGCGGCGATGAACACCATCGACGCGGTGAACGACAGGTTCCAGGTGGGCAGCGCCGATCGGACGCTGGCGCTATCAGCCCTGGAATTTGACCTCTCCGTTTATGACATCTTCGGCATGTTCTCCGTCGGCGGCTCGTTGGTCGCGGTCGATTCCGAGGAGAAGGCAGCCGCCACCACGTGGGTGGAACTGCTTCGCCACCATCGCGTTTCAATCCTCAACTGCGTGCCCAGCATGCTCGACATGATCTTGGAGCTCGGCGGCAAACGGCTCGGCGAATCGTTGCGAGCCGTAATTCTCGGTGGTGACTGGGTCGGCGCCGACTTGGCCCGCAGACTCGCCCGGCAAGTCCCAGGCTGCCGATTCTCCGGACTGGGGGGTGCGACGGAGACGGCCATCCACAGCACCATCTGTGAGGTGGTGGGCGAACCACCAGCACACTGGGCGACCGTGCCGTTCGGAGTTCCGCTGCGCAACGTGCGGTGTCGGGTGGTTTCGCCGTCCGGCCGAGATTGCCTGGACTGGGTCCCCGGGGAACTGTGGGTGGGCGGTGCCAACGTGGCGGCGGGCTACCGCAACGATCCGAAGCGGACGGCGGAGCGTTTCGTCGAGCACGACGGGATTCGTTGGTACAAAACGGGTGACCTAGCCAGGTACTGGCCGGATGGCACCATCGAATTCCTGGGCCGCGCCGACCACCAGGTGCAGATTCGTGGCTACCGGGTAGAGCTGGGCGAGGTGGAAAGCGCGCTGCGCGCCGTGCCCGGGGTGCGGCACGCCGTCGCGGTCGTCGTCGGCGCCAACGCGCCGAAACTCGTTGCCGCCGTAGCGGGTGACCCAGGTGAGATCGGTGACATCACCGCAGCGGTCGCAAAGTTGTTGCCCAGCTACATGGTTCCCACCCGCGTGGTGTTCTTCGAACGAATACCGTTGACCGCCAACGGCAAACTCGACCGCCGCGCCGTGGTCGCGCTGCTGGAACCCGAAGCCGCCGACATCCAAGACAGCGCGCCACGCAGTGATGTCGAAGCCGCTGTGGCCGCGATCGTCGCCGAGGTGTTGGGAATTGATTCTGTCGGCGTGCATGACGATTTCTTCGCGCTTGGCGGTGATTCGGTGCTGGCTACCACCGTTATCGCCCAGGTACGCGACTGGCTCGACGTAGATCACGTTGTGGTCGCGGACTTATTTGCGGCACGCACGGTGGCCGGTTTGACCGGGCGGCTGGAGCAGAAAGAAGCGCTGCGCGGAACATCGAATCGACTGGCCCTCATAGCGCGGCACTATCTCGACGTCGCTGCTCTGACCGATGAAGAAGTGCTCGCCCAGGATTAA
- a CDS encoding sigma-70 family RNA polymerase sigma factor, with product MTADPALTRRFAAFRPQLGAVAYRMLGSVDDAEDAVQEAWLRLSRAEPDAIANLEAWLTTVVARICLNTLRDRRLRGREELVARIPDPLVDTDGEFDPEHRAMLADAVGLALYVVLDTLPPAERLAFVLHDAFAVPFEQIAPIVDRSPEATRKLASRARRRIQQAEPQPDSDLAAQREAVDAFFAAGRSGDFDRLVAVLHPNVVLRGDFGSGAAIFRAEGASEVAKLARSYAGPEREIYPAYVNGAAGAVIVVGGQPSAVMGFVVREGRVAAIDVLADPSRIAKLDLSALGG from the coding sequence ATGACCGCTGACCCGGCGCTCACGAGGCGCTTCGCGGCCTTCCGCCCTCAGCTGGGCGCGGTGGCCTACCGGATGCTGGGTTCGGTCGACGACGCCGAAGACGCTGTCCAGGAGGCGTGGCTGCGCCTGAGCCGTGCCGAACCCGACGCCATCGCCAACCTGGAAGCGTGGCTGACCACGGTGGTGGCGCGGATCTGTCTGAACACACTGCGGGACCGGCGTCTTCGCGGGCGTGAGGAGTTGGTCGCGCGGATCCCCGACCCGTTGGTGGATACCGACGGCGAGTTCGACCCCGAACACCGGGCCATGCTGGCCGACGCGGTAGGCCTGGCGTTGTACGTCGTTCTGGACACGCTGCCGCCGGCCGAGCGACTCGCGTTTGTGCTGCACGACGCCTTCGCCGTCCCGTTCGAACAGATCGCGCCGATCGTGGACCGGTCACCGGAGGCCACTCGGAAGCTGGCCAGCCGCGCCCGGCGACGCATCCAGCAAGCCGAGCCACAACCCGACAGCGACCTGGCGGCGCAACGGGAGGCGGTCGACGCCTTCTTCGCCGCAGGGCGCAGCGGCGACTTTGACCGCCTGGTCGCTGTGCTGCACCCGAATGTGGTGCTGCGCGGCGATTTCGGTTCCGGCGCCGCTATTTTCCGCGCCGAGGGCGCTTCGGAGGTGGCCAAGCTCGCGCGCAGTTACGCGGGCCCGGAACGCGAGATCTACCCGGCGTATGTGAACGGCGCCGCCGGCGCGGTGATCGTCGTGGGCGGGCAGCCCTCAGCGGTCATGGGTTTCGTGGTGCGCGAGGGCCGGGTCGCGGCGATCGATGTGCTGGCCGATCCGTCGCGAATCGCCAAACTCGATCTGAGCGCCCTCGGCGGGTAG
- a CDS encoding carboxymuconolactone decarboxylase family protein produces MARLNGISDQDAGLGAKLAFYFTKRRFKQMTGRESPTMLEPLRMYAHLPRLLRAYGRLEQAEAKLDVLTPRQRALAELKSATVARCEFCIDLGSQISRGLGITDEELLAMSDHRNAACFSDVDKLILDYAAAITRTPVEVSDELFDALREHFDTAQLVGLTHIITLGNLRARFNLALGLGSSGLSAGNVCALPDTHHA; encoded by the coding sequence ATGGCACGACTCAACGGAATCTCCGATCAGGACGCCGGCTTGGGCGCGAAATTGGCCTTCTATTTCACCAAGCGCCGGTTCAAGCAGATGACCGGACGGGAGAGTCCGACCATGCTCGAACCGCTGCGGATGTATGCGCATCTCCCCCGGCTGTTGCGCGCCTATGGCCGCCTGGAACAGGCGGAAGCCAAACTGGACGTGCTCACTCCGCGGCAACGGGCGCTGGCCGAACTCAAGTCCGCGACGGTGGCCCGCTGCGAGTTCTGCATCGACCTGGGCTCGCAGATTTCGCGGGGGCTGGGGATCACCGACGAGGAGTTGCTGGCCATGTCGGACCACCGGAACGCCGCATGCTTCTCCGACGTGGACAAGCTGATCTTGGACTACGCCGCAGCCATCACCCGCACGCCGGTCGAGGTCAGCGACGAACTCTTCGACGCATTGCGCGAACATTTCGACACGGCTCAACTCGTCGGGTTGACCCACATCATCACGCTGGGCAACCTACGGGCCCGGTTCAACCTTGCGCTGGGCCTCGGGTCGTCGGGGTTGTCGGCCGGCAATGTGTGCGCGCTGCCCGACACCCACCACGCATGA
- a CDS encoding type II toxin-antitoxin system VapB family antitoxin — MIFKGVREGKPYPEHGLTYRDWSQIPPQQIRLDELVTTTTVLALDRLLSEDSTFYGDLFPHAVKWRGVTYLEDGLHRAVRAALRNRTVLHARVFDMDVPVNGQR, encoded by the coding sequence ATGATCTTCAAGGGTGTTCGGGAAGGCAAGCCGTACCCGGAACATGGCCTCACCTACCGGGACTGGTCGCAGATTCCGCCGCAGCAAATCCGGCTTGACGAATTGGTCACAACCACCACCGTGCTGGCGCTGGACCGTCTCCTTTCCGAAGACTCGACCTTTTACGGCGACCTGTTTCCGCATGCGGTGAAGTGGCGCGGCGTCACCTATCTCGAAGACGGTCTGCACCGCGCGGTGCGGGCGGCGCTGCGTAACCGGACCGTGTTGCACGCTCGGGTGTTCGACATGGACGTGCCGGTGAACGGGCAGCGGTAG